gctacggcgtcccttcacacgcaatcgcaaggtaatgtaagtcaatggaggccaaacggcgttgataaacacgctaaaaaaacGAGTAGTGTGTAGAAGCCACAGACCTTGGTCCTGCTCGCTGGTCAGCACTCCCATTGACACGTCGCTGACATTCTCTGGGTTGAGGTGAGCGATGGCGTCAGAGATCCTGTCCAATGAGATGAGGGCTTCAGCAGCATAGAGGTGACCCAGGAACCTGATCGGCCAGAGCAGGGAAGGATAGCTGAGTGAGTCAAAGCGTggaagtagagctgggcgatatggagaaaatcaaatatcacgatatttttgaccaaatacctcgatatcgataccgcaacgatattgtagtgtgtacaattggtgctttcacaaaatgtatacacaatgagatttttgataaattatcatcagtaatgtagatataatgactaagtgggtaaaggcaaataatagaacagttacatcagtctggtaagttcagaaaatgatataactttactgtaatgcagcctttaacaccaggaaaagacaacacttatgccatatcacgatattaagattttcaaaatctaagacgatatctagtctcatatcacgatatcgatataatatcgatatattgcccagctctacgtGGAAGGCCACGCGGCACAAAAACGCAGAGCTGGCGAGCCAGCAGCTGGCTGGGAGAAACCGAGCCAGCACTTACTTGAGGGATCCTGACACCTTGGTTTGATGCAGCAGTTTCTCCGCGTGGTTTAGAGCAATCAGGTTGTCTCCCAGCGCTAACGCCACATAGGCACTGCAGGCCAGGATGGAGCACCTGCACACCAAACAGTTGACATTACGGACATCTGTGCAGCTCATTCAGTGCTGCTGAATAatggcaggaggaggagagaagtggGATTATTACCTGAGATTTTCCACCTCCTGTTTCCTGAGAGGAGACGATGGAGCTGCAGACAGGAACTTATCAGCCTCCGGACCTTTCCCACTGCAACACatcatcacaacacatgtccatcaaaCCTCCAGCAGGGTGCAATAAGTCATCCAAATTATTGACAGATGATCAGACGGCACACACAGGAACTATCACAAAATAGTTATGTCGAGCCCATTAATTGAGTCTAATTGTTTAATATTTGCTCAGCAATAAAACCATGTATgctatagggctgcaactaccgATTCTTTTCATAGGTGATTCATTggattattttcttctttttttttgcacatatGTGGATATATTATAAGACGAGCATGATCCGATACCTCTCCTACAGTTTAATGCTACCAGAACACATCACATACTACGTGACGTTTTAAAAACAATCCCATAAGACTTTATATTTTCTGCCTTAGTTGGAGTTCTTTAATGCTCTAAAGGGTGAAAAGGTTATCACACAGTAAAACAGTGCTGACTGCTGGTCAACTGTACGCAAACTCATTATCATACACTTTAGGagttatatatactgtaatgtattacaCCCTGATGCAGAAGTGCTTTGAAACCCACATTCACTCCTACTGCATCTACAACTTTGAAGCACTGTCACCCAGGAACTGCTGACATTTCAGCGGATATCATATGCTGCCCTTTCCTCTGCAATACTACATTATCTGCTGGTTTTTTTTCGCCATTTGGTTGAGCTGTACTGAACTGTGTCTTATGGGAACGTGGATGCTGGAGGGTTAGGGTGGAGGCTGGAGGCAAAGTTAACCAGGTGCAAGATTTCATGGAGAACAGGAGTATAAACGGTTGTCTGAAAAAAAGCCTCTCCATCCCAACAGAAACTTGAAATCAGAGGGCTTTGAAAAGCTGCTTAGGGCTTTAGAAGATGCAAAGGCTCTTGTTTGTTGCTTTTCTAAAGACTTGAATGATTTCTGTTGAGAGTCTCACACAGATCAAATCACTTCAGAAGAGAAGAACAGGAGTCATGTGTGTGTCCGACTGACCTGCAGGCATCACTGTTCTCGCTGCCGCTCTCGGTGCTTCCTGACTGGCTGGAGCTCTTGGAGCCGTTCTCTGTCTtggtgtcctgctgctgatgttCAGGCAGGAGGAGCAGAGCGTTCCTCAGGCAGATGGCTGCAAACTCCATGCTGGCTACTGGGATAGCTGCTGACTGGCCCTCactgcgcgcacgcacacacacacacgcacacacacacacacacacacacacacaattatcaGGTCGATATGAGCAAGAGGACTACCAATTAGTTATCGGTCAGTGGTACAGTAAATATAATCTAGTTTGACTGGAGAAATGAACTATGtacaagaaacaaaaaaaggtatATTTGATAAAATAGTGCAACACCAAATAGCTTCAGTGGAAAGTTGAAAACCAAGATAACAGCCCCTTTTTACAGTTGTTAGTGTCAGCactgctgccctctgctggactGCTGGACCGTAGGGGTGGGGAAATCCCAGGCACCTCATCAATATATGGCTAGACTATCCTATAATGAGCCATCACGATATCGGTctaactatgaaaacaaatGCCTGTGAAACGTTTAAGTGCAGGTCTTCTCTCTTTAGTCACTGCAACGGTTAGAAAACAGCACAATTCGGCAGCACAAGTTTTTCAGCCTGGAAATTCAAATTACACAGCTATGAGGAAACTCTAAGGAGGACACGGATATATTGCCGTATGGATATTCTGTCCCACCCCTACTGGACAGGACATGTAAATGTCTAAATCTGTAGTTTCACTTGAGGCGTTCAGGGCTGGAGGAGGGACAGAGACACTGACCTGTAGATAGTGTTCTGTGTAGACTGGGATGCCAGGACGATCTTGCGATGGTAGCCTTGCCCGACAATAGACTGAACTATTCCTTTTTTACAAGGTAAACCTTTGCTCTCCTGCTCCGACCCCTggaaacaaacacagagacCGTGAAGTAACTGGATGCGGTTTTCTAGTCACCGTTGTACAGCTGTACTGGAAGGTACCGTGAATGAAAAGGTCAATACATGTTCACTAACTAACATCGCAGTTGCTGGAactggcattaaaaaaaaaaataaataaaataaaaaataaaaaaaatcacttgaGAGAAATAGGTTGATAGTTTCTGAATAATTACTGAAGCAAAACCATTACTGTTATTACATCATATTCAAGGGACATAACAAATATTTAACATTCAATTGAAGGAGTGCAAGGTCGTCCGCTTTAACAacactgataaataaaatgtaaaaaaaatacaagtccTCTTTAAAATCAGCTAAAAAGGAAAATCCAAAATCAAAGCTAAACTCAATTGAGGCTCTCTATCAGTGAAGTCCTACCCCTTTGTTGGCAGAGATGCAGCACTCTGCCAGTCGCAGCCACAGTCTAGGGTTGGAGTGGTAAACCTGCACGGCCTCCATCAGACACTCAAAGGCTGCCAGAGGCCTGCCGATGTGCAGCAGCTGAATACCACAGTTATACAGCAGCTCATAACGCTTGTTGGCTAGTAGAGCACACATGGGGATACCTGTGAATTTCTTAGCTggagaacaaaaacacaacagagagACTTGTTACCATAAGGGACCCACATATAACGGTGCAATTCTCCTAATTTGCTTAGTTCAAATTGAAGCGTACACTTTCCACAATAGGAGTTGTGAGCAAAAAAAGTATTACAAAAAAACTATAGATAGCTAGGCTGATCAAAAACCAGTCCTGTGAGTTTTAAACAAGACCCCTGTAGACTTTAAGAGTCACTTTCTCACAGTGGCATCTCTCCATGCACAGAGTTTGGATGGTTTGTGTCCAGGTTTGGAGATTTCTGCCCACTGTCGGATACAAAAAGTAAATGCTGCTCACAGCATTGGAAGATGATttagaacaaaaataaacagcaaCATCTTTTCCCAGAAACGGTGATTATTTTGGATAGTCCACAGAGATCACCATCCACAGTTCTCATGGGGACGATTTATTTGGATTTCAGAGAAAATGCCGACGGTGAGTGCTGCTTAACGCCACATTCCTCTGAGACAAATAAACCAAAACTCTCAGCATGGAGAGGTACCACTAGAGAGAAGTGTGAtcatgtgaaaatgtgtttttgttgctgtataAAAGCAGCTTGTTCCTATGTGATCAGTTATAACAGTGAAAAACGCTAATCTTAGGCCgactacacactggctgcgtggcgcgtctgtttttatttcggctcccgtgttaacaggtcagagcttgcacactgcctgcgtgacacgcacgtctcaggcgcggctcgagctgCGCCGAAAACGAgcgcctgctagaaatagaaccgacgcctatttttcacgtgacGTACAagcaggcaaaatagaataggaaaagatgtttatatgtcattttgacacgaatacatattaataaattacatgttgatgtttgaaagtctcgaggttttgacataaatgcagatataaatgtaatttaaaaaaattatcgattttcaaatattgcaccagtcaatacagaacgaaatattctgtagcctattttgccgtcaatactgccaacgttgtctttgctgtaatcaaatcagtatatatttatgtttaacatgaagtatactactgcttgagtgcagtaaatcaatgggaaacatacatgtgtccagacaaggctagcagcagcagcgccgcgtcagacacgtttctggtgtgaaaagacagaaaaatccacgtagctgacacgcaacagaaacgccacgctcacgccacgcagccagtgtgtagccggccttatTTAGCCACATTTTGTGTGGGAATTTCCAAACATTGTGGAAAACCAGTGACTTAACGAGATATTGAGCAGAGACTTATGGGGGTTATATGCTGCAGTGGTAGATTGAGAGGTTTCTTTGGATATTTTGATGTGAAGTTAGAATCAACTGTTAACCCAGGACTAGCAGATCCTCTGTGAAGGAGCAAGCTACACACATTTTACATGCAGCCCCCCCACCCTACAGGAGGGGAGTGCTTGATAAGATGAGTGTTTGTCAGTCAGGAGACAAGTGTTAGCTTTGACCCACATTGCCCGCTGCTGCCGTCTCCCAGCTGAGCGCAGGTGTGGTCGTTCTCTTGCAGCGCCTTCTTGAAGTAGAAAATGCCGAGGTTGTGTTTCCCCATTGCAAAGTGAATGCAGCCCAGATTGTTCCAGAACATACACCGAACACATTCACCTGAATGAAACAAGGACAGGAGACATGCGCAATCCATCAACAAGCACATAGAGAAATCAAACGTGGCCGCTACAGCAGGTGACATCTCCAATGAAGACAACGGGTGGGGGCAACGTAGAGCCGATAATGACAAAAGGAACAGTCTGAACCAAAGCTAGCTGTGTGGCTTTTTAACACCAGGTTTTAATCAGAGAAAGCCatcaatcttaaaaaaaaaaaaaatgttcagtaGTTGTCACCCGTCTTGATGGGTCCAGGATGCTCTGCGATGTTGGAGCTGTTCAATAGCTTCACTGCTTTCCGGTAGTTTCCTCTCAGGTACTCGAAATTACTCTTGAGGAAGAGTGAGGGTGCAGACTGATGGAGGAGACGGGGAaacacaggttagagagagacaccCTTCCACTATTATCATGGCCCTAACATCGGGCAGCACTGTAATGGACAAGTGATGTGGAGGTCAGCGTACACAGAGACAAAGTTTAGTTCCACTGGATAAACTTTAGCACGGCTGACGCAACCGCTTTCTCCACTGGAGATAACGGCCTCGCTCTCCGCTATGTCCGACATACGCTTTCAGTAGGAAAGCTCACGTAAAATGCTTTACAAAGTATCACTTCACTTTGCTATTCTTCTTTTCATCCTTTGCGGTTTATAAAACCTTGATCCTGAGTAGAGCTAGACAAATATACCGGCTGGCTGAGTTTTGGCCTATCACAGACATATCGGCATCTATCGGTATTGGTGTATACGTTTTCAGATATCACAGAACATATACTGCTAGATTAAAAACTGCCATTGGATTAGGAAAGCGGCCTTCTGAGTATCTTGGCATTGTCATATCGGTGCTAAGTCAGTACACAATCCACATAGAAATGGTCTATTTTCATTCCAGCTCAACTTCACTGTTAACAGTATCCATATCGGTAAATGTGAATCATTCCCCTGTAAAACTGGTATCCGTCTCAAAAAGCCCATATTGGTGGGGCCCCATTCCTTTTAGATGTCGGTGACTGTGTTGGCATGTTATTTGCCACTCAGGAGAGAGGGACCATCCAGACACAatagcctctttccgaccaggtagttacaggaacgtagatATAGGAagagtccacttctaaacagttctactaactattTTCCCCATAGGGActggtaggaggggtaagggagtgacgCCAGCACTGCAACGGTCTGTATAGCGTCGCCACTTGACTTTAGCGCCACATACAACGCCAAACCAGCATGGAGGAGGCCATCGGAATGTTGTGCCTTGCCGGGATCCTCATAACGGAGTTCGAACGGCGACGTTTAAAGACTGGGCTGGAGTActtcacagagaaacacagaagacCAAGGCTCCAGCGTAATATGATCCTAATTAATATGATGGAAGAAGATAGCAGAGCAGAGCGCAACAGGCAAACTGGTTGAATGCGTGATGTTTGTCTTATGAGTTAGCGTACATAGGTGAATTGCAACAGACAGTGAAGAAtatgtattgtttgtgtttcagacgTTGCTAGGTCACTAAGGGTTCCTATGTGGGCAAAGGGAAAATACcttgccctgaagtaggagctggaagagttacaggaactgcggccagaggaacttaataatcccccCCACATCCTATCCATATCCTATATATTACACCCCTCCCCCCTCACTGTTTAAACACTGTGATGATGTAGCACCAACACTTCAGCAACTGAACGTTATCTAGGCATTCCGCGGAGGAGCTGTGTGTTTGAAACGCAAATGTGTGAATCGGTTGGAGCGGACATTAACCCATCTTTACCCTGCCAGCTTCCGAGTCTGTGTAATGTCTGTTTCTATCATTAGACTCGCGCCAAACCGAAAGAAGACAAACATCCGAGGGTGAAGAAGGGTGAGCTACACGAAGACGTCAAGGAAAATGTCTTACTGGACAGACAAATTCAAGGAACGGCAACAGACTCGGTTGTTTCCGACCAAATTAGAAAGTGTAATCTGCCTCCTGCATGCCCTACCCAGGCGCCACCCCTCTCCTAGACTAGGAGGAGGATTTCCAggacgtgaaaaaaaaaaaaaaaaaaaagggcctgACACGGACAATCCGCTCTTGTGTGCTAAATGGGAGACGAGGAAACTCTGGACGATGTCAGCACCTGATTCGACGGACTTTGTCCAGAGTTCATATGAGAGAAAACAACTCACGTTCCCCGCTGTGTTCATCACTGATTTGATCTCCCTTTTACAGGCCTTGGAGGACTTCATCTGGATGTAGGCTCTCACTTTGTACTGTAAAGGAAACGACAGTCAGTCACAGTCGACTGGGTCGAGACTGAAACAGAGAAACGGGGGATGTTAAAATCTTGCCTGGTGCATCTTTGATTTGGCCGCCTCAATCATGGCTGTGAACTCTGCCTTGTGGTTTGCGGCATCTTTGATTGAACTGTTGCTCTGGAATCAAGCACAGCACTCAGACAGTAAACGGCATGCTTTTACATCTGCTTATTTAGTTACGAACCTAATTAGACAATGACACACAACTAAATACAATTCTTCCCATTTGTAGCCATTCCAAGTAGCACAGCTCAGACATTTAGTTTGTTTAGTTAGTCTGAAGACAGATCAGTTGTTTCTGTGGTAAAAAGTAGCGTGAGTGAGGTCTGTGGGTTATTATGCAGTGAAACAGGGACACGGTTTCTCAAAAGacatacttgttttgtttttgttttttttaaataaattccaAACAAAATTCCATTCACCTCCATTATACTGGGGAGGGgcagacatttcaaaatatcTTAATAAAGTAGCTACGATAAATGGGTCAAACTGAAGATGTGAGATCCACTGATCACTTGTGTTAACCCTTCAATTGTCCTCTGGGTCAAATTGGaccagttatcaaaattaaaaaaaattaaaatatgagtttcttttttcaaccaaattacCGAGAAAATACAATGGATGGTTCCAGGTTCGCAAGTACAGTTAatgatcactactttcattgaattttgagtagttttaaaaaaacagtattcTGACTCAACTTTGACATACAAGAGTCtttgattatccatcaacatacattcctctaatattagtcaaaataattcatagtttCAGCTTTGACTAAAACATTTGGTATAAATTTTAAAAACCAAAgcggtttattgaccatgaattccaaaaaataagtgtaataacactagtggtaataagttgtcCGTGGcgtgtatacagtacaggtgGTAGTGGAAAAAAAGCGGCAACAGTaacaaaaagcgacaaaaacattgaagagagaagaaaaaaaaatttaaaaaaaaggacaaaaatgtcagaaaaagtgtcaaaatcacagacaaaaaaaaataagcgtCACAAAAGTGTTAATTTCCTATTTTGACCCGAGAGGACAACAAGCGCATGGTCGACGGGGGAAATCAACACGAGGGTTAAGCTTTCTGCTGGACCACAACCACAGATCTCAGCAACAGGGTTCTTAGTAAAACGTTATTATAAGCCATATGGAAATAAGAGCAGGTTGTGTAAAACTAAGGTGGTGCGGTGGGGTACCTCTCCTTTGCCGTTCTTGCTGCTTCCTTGTACAGAGAGCTTGTCCAGCACAGCGAGCAGATGGAGGGCCTTCTCCGGCTGGAAGGTGAGCAGGTACAGATCCACCAGCAGGAAGCACACCGCCTGAGCAAACTTCTCTTCTAGGACAAATAACACAATGACTCCATGGCAAATGGACACATGGCCACATGTAGAACATCAACGCACCACAGTCAGATTAACTGGAATACTGTGGTTAAGACAATATTTTTGGTAATACTAGCCCTTTTCTAAATCACAAATTTCCCATAAACCCctgttactttacacatttagACAGTTCCATGGCGGAAACCCCTGCACAGGAAATGTAGCCGTTCTTTTGGGCCAGGACCAAGGCAAGTCTCAGGACTTGAAATCTGTTCATGAGTCACGGGAACTTTGGCTGGTACATCCATGGTAATGATATCTACTATTAATACCAGTTAGGCAGAGCTTCAAAAAGGCAAAACGACACAGTCATTTTCAACAAGTCAAGTCTCCTCAGCTTGTAATCTTGAAGCATTCAAGTCTCAAGGTTGATTTATACTTCTATACTATGTAAAATCTACGCCGTTGCTACGcgcgtaggtacgtggagacacaaACCAATGCCGGACCCTACGcagtagcctgacgtgcacctctcgaaaaatttaactacacgtcgcggcgacacACGTCtcttggccgtggcttggtagcgtatataacatataaacatcaggccaattacgtaggctacggcgaaagcactgcgtggagcctccgcagaaccataaatcagccTTCAGGCAGATGAGTCAAAGCCTCAGATCTAcgactcagtttttttttatattctatgtCATATATTACATTAAAACATTGTTTAACTTCATATTAATAAACATTCATTTTCAAATATGTTCTGATAACACTGGGGGTGTGACAAGAAAGGGCAGAAACTGAGCacaaaatattttgtattatttgtcCTTGATAAATGATTTAAAAAGCCAATCAAAGCAGCAATGGACCGACTGACTGCTGATCATCTTATTATCACATCAGCAGGACACTTCAGTAAACCCACGTAAGGCACCACTACATACCAAATGGTTCCAGAAACTGGTAGAGCCTCTCCCCTATGGCGATCGCTTCAGAGTACTGTCGCATGTGATAGTGGACGATGGCTTGATTATAGTACAGCAAGCTATTTTCAACATC
The DNA window shown above is from Perca fluviatilis chromosome 7, GENO_Pfluv_1.0, whole genome shotgun sequence and carries:
- the cnot10 gene encoding CCR4-NOT transcription complex subunit 10 — protein: MAEHAEQNEAKHDNSTSPGMTDQEKEMAARAYEAFTAAKYDESLKHLEALQELNKEDYKIALNKAVVEFYKSSQTTTGTLKQTLMAMKNQVHTSAEDIDGLDDVENSLLYYNQAIVHYHMRQYSEAIAIGERLYQFLEPFEEKFAQAVCFLLVDLYLLTFQPEKALHLLAVLDKLSVQGSSKNGKGESNSSIKDAANHKAEFTAMIEAAKSKMHQYKVRAYIQMKSSKACKREIKSVMNTAGNSAPSLFLKSNFEYLRGNYRKAVKLLNSSNIAEHPGPIKTGECVRCMFWNNLGCIHFAMGKHNLGIFYFKKALQENDHTCAQLGDGSSGQSKKFTGIPMCALLANKRYELLYNCGIQLLHIGRPLAAFECLMEAVQVYHSNPRLWLRLAECCISANKGGSEQESKGLPCKKGIVQSIVGQGYHRKIVLASQSTQNTIYSEGQSAAIPVASMEFAAICLRNALLLLPEHQQQDTKTENGSKSSSQSGSTESGSENSDACSGKGPEADKFLSAAPSSPLRKQEVENLRCSILACSAYVALALGDNLIALNHAEKLLHQTKVSGSLKFLGHLYAAEALISLDRISDAIAHLNPENVSDVSMGVLTSEQDQGSDKGDEPVESPGKQTPLCYPSSVTSARAMMLFNLGSAYCLRSEYDKARKCLHQAASMVNTKEIPPEAILLGVYLELQNGNTQLALQIIKRNQLLPVVVQRVSPESRKKPVQSVQPFQSVQQPIQLPSSFTQVQRK